GGGCTGAGGGTGACGTTGAGGTCGCGATCGCCCAGCATCTTGGGCGGGGAATCCGCGTGGCCATAATCGGCGATGTCTTTGACGAACTGGTTGACGACTTCAAAGCCGATTTCTTTATGGGCCTTTTGACGTCCACGGAAGCGCAGTTTAACGCGCACTTTCATGTCGTCGGACAGAAACTTGATCGCGTGATTTCGTTTGGTAGCCAGGTCGTGAGGGTCAATTGCGGGAGAAATCTGGATTTCCTTCATGCGCCCTGCAGGCTGGCGGGAATGGGACTCCTTTTTTGACTCTTCGTAGAGGAATTTCCCATAATTGACGATGCGACACACGGGGGGAACGGCGCTGGCAGCCACCTCGACCAGGTCCAGTCCCTTATCGTAAGCCAGGCGCAGAGCCGCATTGAGCGGCATCACACCCAGTTGTTGTTTCTGGTCGCCGATGACTCGGACCTCGCGAGCGCGGATTTTGCCGTTGCGCCGGTGCAGCGGTTCGCGGGAATGAAAAGAGCGGGGAGAGAACGGGCGGCTCAATGAGCCTCCACTGGGCTGAATTGTTTCATCAGGCAGGTATAGAATTCAAGATAATCAATAACGCTCCAATCTCGCATGTGGCCGCCAAAGGGCAAGGCGTAACCGCGAATAAACGCGCATTCTTGGTT
This DNA window, taken from Verrucomicrobiia bacterium, encodes the following:
- the infC gene encoding translation initiation factor IF-3, which gives rise to MSRPFSPRSFHSREPLHRRNGKIRAREVRVIGDQKQQLGVMPLNAALRLAYDKGLDLVEVAASAVPPVCRIVNYGKFLYEESKKESHSRQPAGRMKEIQISPAIDPHDLATKRNHAIKFLSDDMKVRVKLRFRGRQKAHKEIGFEVVNQFVKDIADYGHADSPPKMLGDRDLNVTLSPVPRSKRRPVPLERHTPGPSPSGGSSDKTEDHGAAASAPGPAPE